The Thermonema lapsum sequence AGGCTTCTTCTATGCTATGAGCAACAAACAAGGGCTTTCCTACCGCTATTAGCTCACGAGCATAATCTTTCTGCCCTGTAAGCACAATATGCGGGCGCCCGGGTAGGATGCCGGGCAGCGATTCAAAGGTTTTGCGCCCCATCAGCAGCGGTGCCCCCATCGTTTGCTTCTTGAACAGCTTCAGGTCATTGCGCAAGCGCCAGGGCATCGCGCCGTCTTTGCCTATCACTCCATTCAAAGCGGCGGCTACAATGGCTATCCGTTTCATAGTGTATGCCCTCTCAAAAACTCATCAATATCCATGGGGCGTTTGCCTTCGATTTGCAGCTTCTTTACAGACAAATAGCCATCGCCGGTACGCACCAATGCAAAGCGTTTTTGGTCGGTAGCCCACTCGCCCGGCTGCAAATGCTGCCACCACTTCGGTTCATACGGCTCTTGGTCGGGGCGCAATGCCCAGTAGATTTTTAAATTTTTACCTTGCCAAGTAGTCCATGCTGCCGGATAGGGCGACAAGCCGCGTATGAAGTTGTACAGTTCTGCCGATGTGCGATGCCAATCTATGTGGCAGGTGTCTCTGAATATCTTAGGTGCTTGGGTCGCTTCGCCCTGCTGGGGCACCGACGGACAACGCCCCCACTCGATAGCCTGCACCGTACGTAAGACCAAAGCAGCCCCCTTGTGTTTGAGCCGCTCGTAGAGCGTGCCTACGGTGTCGTAGTCGTCAATAGGTTCTGTATCTTGAAAAATGATGTTGCCCGTATCTATCTGTTCATCTATGAAAAAAGTAGTAACGCCCGTTTCTTTCTCGCCATGGATAATAGCCCAGTTGATGGGGGCAGCCCCTCGATATTTGGGCAGCAAAGAAGCATGCAAGTTAAAAGTAGGCGCCAACTGCCATACTTCTTTGGGCAGCATACGAAATGCCACCACCACTTGCACCTCAGGCTTGAGTGCCTGCAGTGCTTCCAAGAAAGTGAGGTCTTTTAAACGTTCCGGCTGCAATACGGGCAGCCCTTTGCTCTGGGCATATTGCTTCACCGCCGAAGCCTGCAATTTGCGTCCCCGTCCAGCAGGCTTGTCGGGTACGGTTACAACCCCCACCACCTCATAACCAGCTTCTACCAAGGCAGCCAGTGAGGCAACTGCAAAATCGGGGGTTCCCATGAATACGATGCGCATCGTGTAAAAGGAGTTTATATTTTTCCACAAAAAACCAATGTCGGCAACTGCAAAAGTATGCAAGCCCACCTTGAGAACCAAAGACAGCACAGCGCTGTTTGTGTAAATACAACAACATAAACAAAGCTTGTATCAACCTATGGAAAACTTTAGTGTTTACAACCCCACCCGTCTGCATTTTGGCAAGGGATGCGTAACTGAAAGGCTTGCTCAAGAAGCTGCCGTATGGGGCAAGCGTGCGCTCATTTTAATTGGTAAAGGCTCGGTCAAGAAAAATGGTGTCTTGGATGACGTTACCCGCCAATTGGAACAAGCCGGCATCCATTATGAGGTGTTCGAGGGCATCAAATCCAATCCCATTTATCAGGATGCCGACCGTGCCATAGCACAAAGCAAAGCTTTCAAAGCTGACATGATTATTGGTGTAGGTGGTGGCTCAGTCATCGACACCGCCAAGGCAGTAGCCTTAGGACATGGCAGCAATGCTTCTATCTGGGATATTTACATGCGCAAAGTAGAAGCCCCGGCGCAAGCCCTCCCCTTGTTGTGTGTGCTTACATTGGCAGCCACCGGCACCGAAATGAATATGTTTGCTGTATTGCAAAACGACGAAGCGCGCATCAAAAAAGGATTTGGGCATCCGGGCATGTACCCCAAAGTCTCTTTCCTTGACCCTACCTATACCCTCTCCGTGCCCTTGAACTACACTGCCTATGGTATTGCCGACCTGATGGCACACACTTTCGAGCTTTATTTCGACCCCTCCGATGCCCCACTTTCCAATTATTTCGCTACCGACATCATAGCCTTGGCATTTGACTATGGGCGGGCGGTCATACAAAAGCCCCATGACTATGATATCAGAGCCAACATCATGTGGTTGGCAACCACAGCCCTCAATGGCACACTAAATGCCGGTAAACGCGGGGGCGATTGGGGCGTGCATGCCATCGAGCATGCGCTCAGTGTTTTGTTCGACATCCCCCACGGGGCGGGCTTATCCATTGCTTATCCGGCATGGCTCAAGCACTTCCTGCCCAAAATCAAAGACAAGCTCAGCTTCATGGCAGAGCGTACCTTGGGCAAAGGCACCACAGCAGAAGCCTTCATCGATTATCTCGAAAACTTTTTCAAGGAAATAGGCACCCCCATACGCCTTAGCGAAGTAGGTATAGGTGAAGACAAACACCCCCTGATTTTGGAAGTATTCAAGCAAAACCGTGTACGGGGCATGCACTTCGATATGAACGAAGAAGATCATAAAGCCATCTTGCAGTTGATGGCGTAAAAAAACACTGCTGCTCATATGCATTTGCACCGCCCCGCTAAAAGGGGCGGTTTTTTTGTGTATTTCGCTTTATCAATAGTCACCTAATACTAAAAACCTAAAATCTAACATTATCGCTACATGTTATTTTGTTTACATTCTCTTATTTACTACCCTGCAAAACTACTTATTCAAACACATACGGCACCTAAATATTATTTAAAAAACTATTGCGATTTTTTTTAAGCAAAAAATTATATTTGCAATATAAAAGTACCAAACAAAAAAATCATGAGAAAAACAAAATTCCACCATCTATGGAAAATAGGGGGGGGGGGTAATTTATATCCTCCTTCTCTATGGTTGTGGTCTCCGGCAGACGCCTGAACTGCTGCCGCAAAACCAAGTGGCTTATTACGTAAAGCTGGCGCGAGAAGCCTTGCCACCGGACCCTTGGGCGCACAATCCACTACCCGACGGAGTGCCTCTTTACCACTCCCTGTTGCCGGCAGAGGAAAAGGAAAAATTGGAAAGTTACTTTTATCCTCAATGGCAGCAGGCAGAGCTTTACTACAATCAAGCAGGAAATGCTGTACTGCTGGTACCCTTGCACAGACCTCTGAGTGTGTTTTACTTCACAGCCTTCCGCCGGCGCCTGCGTGTGGAGTTTGACCGGCACAAGCAAATCGTCAGCACCCACATTGTAGAGCTGGCAACCGACAAAGAAACTTTAATCAATCAAGGCAACCGTTTGCTCATAGAGGCAAGCAGTTACACCGGAGCCTTTAGTGGCAGCTTATTTTTGTATGACAAGAACTACCGCCTATTACAGAAACTTGAAGGGAAACCTCATGGCAAGTTTAGCGAAGAAAAGGCATATCAAATAGCGAGAAATATCACGACAGATGATCCCGGATGCATTGCTACAGTTACATGTAATGGAACCACTTGGTGTAAAATAAGTGAATCCGGTACATGGATAAGCTCAAAAGGAGTGGTCGAGATAGCTTCTCCTGATTCAGATCCTTGCAACAACAACGGTGGCGGTGGTGCAAGCGGGAGCGCCGGGGGGAGCACCGGTGGTGGTTCCGGCGGCTACTATGGCGGTAATTGGGGCGGCATCTTCATTGGCGGAGGTTCCGGCAGTGGTAATCCCGGCTGGCAAGATGGCATTGAGCTGCCACCTATGGACCCCGGCGACACCCATCCGAAGCTTCCGCCTATCAAAAACCCGGACAACCCACTGCCGGGCAACCCCATTGACTTCGGACCTTTCACTCCCACAGAGGCTTTTCTGAGCAAACCGGGCTTGAAGGTACTATGGCAGCAAATGATGGATATACCGGAGTTTCAGGAGCTGGTAGCAAGCATCAATAACCCCAACCCAAGCATGTTCATGCTTGTTTTAGATGTCACCAACCTTGTTAATAGAGACAGTATTGTATATGGTTATGTTAAATACACCAGAGACAATAACTCCTCACCTAACAAAGGGATATTTCGTCTAGTTCTTACCCCTGATGCTTTTTCCTTATCGCCCGGCGGCTTGGCAATGGTAATTACTCATGAACTCATCCATGTAAAGTTTAAAACCGACATGGTAGCAGCTGCTAATACCGTAACCAACTGGGAGGCTCTACCACAAGAGCATTACTTGAAACAAGCTTATGACCGTTTCAATCTCTCGCAGGTTTCTCAAGAAGCAAGTAATGAGGGTTTCACACTTGATGGCGATGACAACAACCATATCACTCATTGCATCATGGCAGAAAGCTATCGCCCCATTATCGGAAAAGTTGGTTATGCCATTGATGCCGCCTATAACCGCATAAAGGAAGGCATTACACAAGAAGATTACATCTTCGCTGCCTGGATAGGACTAAAAAGAACCATTCTATATTTTCGGGAAATATACAATTCCCCTGACAAAGGGGAACTTGAAGAAAGACTTAATTACCTACAAGACAACATACACTACACTGAGCCTCCTTTTAATGTCATTTACCAAA is a genomic window containing:
- a CDS encoding dihydrofolate reductase codes for the protein MKRIAIVAAALNGVIGKDGAMPWRLRNDLKLFKKQTMGAPLLMGRKTFESLPGILPGRPHIVLTGQKDYARELIAVGKPLFVAHSIEEALDIASGLSSNRLFVIGGGELYRQMFERELIDELMLSLVQAAPEGDTFFPLHATEGWQLVEERFFDADEHNDYPFTWQHWRKPSFT
- a CDS encoding iron-containing alcohol dehydrogenase, producing the protein MENFSVYNPTRLHFGKGCVTERLAQEAAVWGKRALILIGKGSVKKNGVLDDVTRQLEQAGIHYEVFEGIKSNPIYQDADRAIAQSKAFKADMIIGVGGGSVIDTAKAVALGHGSNASIWDIYMRKVEAPAQALPLLCVLTLAATGTEMNMFAVLQNDEARIKKGFGHPGMYPKVSFLDPTYTLSVPLNYTAYGIADLMAHTFELYFDPSDAPLSNYFATDIIALAFDYGRAVIQKPHDYDIRANIMWLATTALNGTLNAGKRGGDWGVHAIEHALSVLFDIPHGAGLSIAYPAWLKHFLPKIKDKLSFMAERTLGKGTTAEAFIDYLENFFKEIGTPIRLSEVGIGEDKHPLILEVFKQNRVRGMHFDMNEEDHKAILQLMA
- the fmt gene encoding methionyl-tRNA formyltransferase, with product MRIVFMGTPDFAVASLAALVEAGYEVVGVVTVPDKPAGRGRKLQASAVKQYAQSKGLPVLQPERLKDLTFLEALQALKPEVQVVVAFRMLPKEVWQLAPTFNLHASLLPKYRGAAPINWAIIHGEKETGVTTFFIDEQIDTGNIIFQDTEPIDDYDTVGTLYERLKHKGAALVLRTVQAIEWGRCPSVPQQGEATQAPKIFRDTCHIDWHRTSAELYNFIRGLSPYPAAWTTWQGKNLKIYWALRPDQEPYEPKWWQHLQPGEWATDQKRFALVRTGDGYLSVKKLQIEGKRPMDIDEFLRGHTL